One Pseudomonadota bacterium genomic window carries:
- a CDS encoding NHLP leader peptide family natural product precursor has protein sequence MLRHEVEAKLREMASKDPEFRKKLIADPAGTITSTLGIELPKTLKLRVIEEAPNEGILVLPPTSFELSDDLLEAAAGGY, from the coding sequence ATGCTCCGACACGAAGTCGAGGCCAAGCTGCGCGAGATGGCCAGCAAGGACCCGGAGTTCCGCAAGAAGCTCATCGCCGACCCCGCGGGCACCATCACGTCGACCCTCGGTATCGAGCTCCCCAAGACCCTGAAGCTGCGCGTCATCGAAGAGGCGCCGAACGAGGGCATCCTCGTGCTGCCCCCTACCTCGTTCGAGCTCAGCGACGACCTTCTCGAGGCCGCCGCGGGCGGGTACTAG